A region of [Bacteroides] pectinophilus DNA encodes the following proteins:
- a CDS encoding GNAT family N-acetyltransferase, whose translation MTTNLTIRRATPQDTPVIHGLIRGLAEYEKRPQDMTATVEQLRHWLFERMAAGVLIAEIDGSAVGYALYYPIFGSFAAAGRIYLEDLFVKDEYRGNGFGRTLFMQVAEIAAKEGYSGMEWSCLDWNKPSIEFYNKLGAATESGRVHFDFDKAAMDAVCNACGTVGNTTDSPS comes from the coding sequence ATGACCACTAATCTCACAATACGCAGAGCCACACCACAGGACACTCCCGTAATACACGGACTTATCCGCGGGCTGGCCGAATATGAGAAACGCCCACAGGATATGACGGCAACCGTTGAGCAGCTTCGTCACTGGCTTTTTGAGCGCATGGCAGCCGGGGTTCTGATTGCTGAGATAGACGGAAGCGCTGTCGGATACGCTCTTTATTACCCGATATTCGGGTCATTTGCAGCAGCAGGCAGAATCTATCTTGAAGACCTCTTTGTAAAGGATGAATACCGCGGGAACGGTTTTGGCAGAACGCTGTTCATGCAGGTTGCAGAGATTGCAGCAAAAGAGGGCTATTCCGGCATGGAGTGGAGCTGCCTTGACTGGAATAAACCCTCGATAGAATTCTATAATAAGCTTGGTGCCGCAACTGAAAGCGGACGTGTGCATTTTGATTTTGATAAAGCTGCCATGGATGCTGTCTGCAACGCATGCGGCACTGTGGGTAATACTACAGATTCTCCATCTTAA
- a CDS encoding AAC(3) family N-acetyltransferase, with protein MTKSSIINDLKSMGLTGSETILIHSSMKAVGNVEGGADTVLDALMEFFADGLLLLPTHTWKTVNESNPVFDVSNSESCVGILTELFRKRPGVVRSLHPTHSIAAFGRNAESYIAGELSCNTPCTPGGCYDRLKDVDGKILLIGVTHARNTYIHSVEEVLNVPNRLSDKPMKLSVIDNSGNSHTVYMRKHYNASQPHISEDFVKLAQAYIDCGAARNVMFGDAPSVLCNARGIFNVTRHVLAPAPECFITEDVISSERWADFPGNEFSQE; from the coding sequence ATGACAAAATCATCCATTATTAATGACCTGAAATCCATGGGACTTACAGGTTCTGAGACAATTCTTATACATTCATCCATGAAAGCAGTCGGCAATGTTGAAGGCGGTGCCGACACCGTGCTTGACGCGCTCATGGAATTCTTTGCAGACGGTCTGCTGCTGCTTCCTACGCATACATGGAAGACTGTGAACGAATCCAATCCCGTATTTGATGTCAGCAACAGTGAGAGCTGTGTCGGCATTCTTACGGAGCTTTTCCGCAAGCGTCCGGGTGTAGTCCGTTCGCTGCATCCTACACACAGCATTGCTGCCTTTGGGCGCAATGCCGAAAGCTATATAGCGGGCGAACTCTCATGCAACACCCCATGCACTCCGGGCGGCTGCTATGACCGCCTTAAGGACGTTGACGGAAAGATTCTTCTGATAGGTGTCACACACGCCCGCAACACATATATACATAGTGTCGAGGAAGTTCTTAATGTTCCTAACCGCCTTTCAGACAAGCCTATGAAGCTGTCGGTTATCGACAATTCCGGCAACAGCCATACCGTCTATATGCGTAAGCATTATAATGCATCCCAGCCGCACATATCTGAGGATTTTGTAAAGCTTGCACAGGCATATATTGACTGCGGCGCTGCCCGCAATGTAATGTTTGGTGATGCACCATCGGTCCTTTGCAATGCCCGTGGCATATTCAATGTGACAAGGCATGTGCTTGCCCCTGCTCCGGAATGCTTCATCACGGAAGACGTTATCTCTTCTGAGCGGTGGGCTGATTTTCCTGGGAATGAGTTCTCCCAGGAATGA
- a CDS encoding sulfite exporter TauE/SafE family protein, with the protein MSKFLLTVIVTFFAGMGAGLGTGFAGMSAAAVISPILITFLGMDPYIAVGIALSSDVLASAVSAYTYGKNKNLDIRNGLIMMVTVLAFTVVGSYISSLVPSAAMGNFSVFMTLLLGIKFIVRPVMTTKEAMQGVSAKKRAIQSVICGMIIGFICGFVGAGGGMMMLLILTSVLGYELKTAVGTSVFIMAFTAFTGAVSHFAIGGMPDITVCLLCIVFTLIWARIAAVFANKATPATLNRATGIILVILGIVVLLF; encoded by the coding sequence ATGAGTAAATTTTTATTAACAGTTATAGTAACATTTTTTGCCGGTATGGGAGCCGGGCTTGGCACAGGCTTTGCCGGTATGAGTGCCGCAGCGGTCATCAGTCCTATTCTTATTACATTTCTTGGAATGGATCCGTATATCGCAGTCGGAATTGCACTGTCATCAGACGTGCTTGCCAGCGCCGTATCAGCGTACACCTATGGTAAGAACAAGAATCTTGATATCCGCAATGGACTTATCATGATGGTTACGGTACTTGCGTTTACTGTTGTCGGAAGCTATATATCAAGCCTTGTTCCTTCAGCAGCAATGGGTAATTTTTCTGTATTTATGACACTTCTTCTCGGTATTAAGTTCATTGTACGTCCTGTCATGACTACAAAGGAAGCAATGCAGGGCGTATCCGCAAAGAAGCGCGCAATACAGTCTGTTATATGCGGCATGATAATCGGCTTTATCTGCGGCTTTGTCGGTGCAGGCGGCGGCATGATGATGCTTCTTATCCTCACATCGGTTCTTGGCTATGAGCTGAAGACTGCCGTAGGCACAAGCGTATTTATCATGGCCTTCACGGCTTTCACCGGCGCTGTCTCACATTTTGCAATCGGCGGTATGCCTGACATTACGGTATGCCTGCTCTGCATAGTGTTTACACTTATATGGGCGCGTATTGCCGCCGTATTTGCCAACAAAGCAACGCCTGCAACACTCAACCGTGCAACCGGAATAATCCTTGTTATACTTGGTATTGTAGTGCTTTTATTTTAA
- a CDS encoding MarR family transcriptional regulator — MCRPLCQELNLPQTAFDILMFLANNPAYRTASDIVEVRKLKANLVSVNVDRLVREGYLTRQTVDGDRRKVELICTDRASDVISRGQQLQRSFMDQLLAGMDANTRSILNNVVHVMEDNIDNILNSQHTGGQHE; from the coding sequence ATGTGCAGACCACTTTGTCAGGAGCTTAATCTGCCGCAGACCGCATTTGACATACTTATGTTTCTTGCCAATAATCCGGCGTACCGTACTGCAAGCGACATAGTTGAGGTGCGTAAGCTTAAGGCTAATCTTGTGTCTGTGAATGTGGACAGGCTTGTCCGTGAAGGTTACCTGACACGGCAGACTGTTGACGGTGACCGCCGCAAGGTTGAGCTTATCTGCACAGACAGGGCATCCGATGTCATCAGCCGCGGGCAGCAGCTCCAGCGCAGCTTTATGGATCAGCTTCTTGCCGGAATGGATGCCAATACACGCAGTATTCTCAACAATGTTGTACATGTAATGGAAGATAACATTGACAATATTCTTAATTCTCAACATACAGGAGGTCAGCATGAGTAA
- a CDS encoding DUF4474 domain-containing protein: protein MKNNFKKCATRLVAVMLAAAISVGVLPCTLVYAQDKENPVYPYTIFAGSGDDGAITIKADSFNVNGDIATNGTIIASGNLNINGKKTEKAGEQMISAVKRLEAAYYSGNNVKDISGDFQKKDNNININNPMRVSGTLGLQGNVSLNAAVIADGDITISDGVLNCNSPLICSRTGSITIEAGSAGLGGLIYAPEGAVTLKSDNLNLNNIVIIADNVIISGRNINAGYGRSAAAAIGTESDEPEQKPDTLDAFILLFGEYDTRTGNIELGWITDCEAADCEIQESDDGSSYSKTAAVKGTSEYTYAVKEAFSLKYIRIVLTDSEGRRKTSEPLIIRSNGVGYEAKMADSDNDGLPDAYEKMLGTNPDNADTDSDGLTDYQEIVLTDTDPLKYDSATPGISDADADGDNDGLSNIREIQLGTDAARTDTDGDGLTDYEETEIYGTDPLNPDTDNDTISDRDEILAGLNPLNPSTNGVPDAECTFAQTISKDSNVLKEINTDDNPYELSIDITAAGYAEGSIEVEESGYSAAIANDIILGKAAEIIYSNRIDKITVKFSNVSYESSKAENDSGAFAGIKRFNIFRYFEEVNMLLPVETYYDEASGTIYTDTDMTGTYCLVDMEEWLDAIMPENSGSETAGTDIGVMSLQADTEVMALNGSPTEAAQHAVTVPAGDIEISQYNGHGYAIFDMDMTWEEARDYCQSLDGHLVTIGSLEENMFIQSLVSNAGIKYAAIGMSDEEEEGTWVWVTGEPMDFTFWNYREPNNAGNEGQDHGYMYDNGRWDDGFYNVRYPFICEWDNGYTSDNQYMSFTPTGWKWIKLKDKLSPRNKVDTDEDGLVDWQEVKSNLLKTDENDNVILPTFEEILEQLGPEQSVIDSALKMSIANNGDFVREKIDKLRSKRVLPLNSDPTKEDSDDDGLMDGRNVVYNNKVLVPTDSAPFYANGDKKIWDAQRKQIDAGNIQTQYADDDIPYNKPMNIAAKYADLIVDGFLKIDSEDYKQIATYCRKHVKEYFNSEKDAKYGAEFLNFIYDRERVAYHSRPETWQKAFGYNDNYDIIFDNGTYMKANKIKFEHNGKEHILWSWKGDYWNLQSGAETGVYVYDRSIKNISQYNAIDVNMPMTLSLYYIRDDGEIDSIFNWVPDEYQWWITGFNANYNKKNPDNMKSICSVDFSYNPDMYKSIRIISYDRDKLIFDDKNCTVWIIF from the coding sequence ATGAAAAACAACTTCAAAAAATGTGCCACAAGATTAGTGGCAGTGATGCTTGCGGCTGCAATATCGGTGGGCGTGCTTCCGTGTACATTGGTATATGCACAGGATAAGGAGAATCCGGTATATCCGTATACGATATTTGCCGGTTCCGGTGATGATGGTGCTATCACAATTAAGGCAGACAGCTTCAATGTTAATGGTGATATCGCAACGAATGGAACAATTATTGCATCGGGTAATCTGAATATAAACGGTAAAAAGACAGAAAAAGCCGGTGAGCAGATGATATCAGCGGTAAAAAGGCTTGAAGCCGCATATTACAGTGGCAATAACGTAAAAGACATTTCAGGGGATTTTCAGAAAAAGGATAATAATATAAACATCAACAATCCAATGCGTGTATCAGGCACGCTCGGTCTTCAGGGCAATGTGAGCCTTAATGCGGCAGTGATTGCGGACGGAGACATAACAATATCAGATGGAGTACTCAACTGCAATTCACCGTTAATCTGCTCCAGAACGGGCAGCATAACAATAGAGGCCGGCAGTGCGGGGCTTGGTGGTCTTATATATGCACCGGAGGGTGCAGTCACATTAAAATCAGACAATCTCAACCTTAACAATATAGTAATAATAGCGGACAATGTAATTATCAGCGGACGCAATATCAATGCCGGATATGGAAGAAGCGCGGCGGCAGCGATAGGAACCGAATCGGATGAGCCTGAGCAAAAGCCGGACACGCTTGATGCATTTATCCTGCTTTTCGGAGAATATGATACCAGAACAGGAAATATAGAGCTTGGCTGGATAACAGACTGTGAGGCAGCAGACTGTGAGATACAGGAGTCGGATGACGGAAGCTCATATTCAAAGACAGCCGCTGTCAAGGGCACATCCGAATATACATATGCCGTAAAAGAAGCATTTTCTTTAAAATACATACGCATAGTATTAACAGACTCAGAAGGAAGGCGCAAGACAAGCGAACCACTCATAATACGCAGCAATGGTGTCGGCTACGAGGCAAAGATGGCGGACAGCGACAATGACGGACTTCCTGATGCTTATGAAAAGATGCTCGGAACCAATCCAGATAATGCAGATACGGATTCAGACGGTCTGACAGATTATCAGGAGATAGTGCTTACAGACACAGATCCATTAAAATACGATTCGGCAACTCCGGGAATATCAGATGCCGATGCCGATGGTGATAACGATGGCTTAAGCAATATAAGGGAGATACAGCTAGGAACAGATGCGGCAAGAACGGATACTGACGGAGATGGGCTGACGGATTATGAAGAGACAGAGATATATGGTACAGATCCGCTTAATCCTGATACAGACAATGACACCATATCGGACAGGGATGAGATATTGGCAGGACTTAATCCGCTTAATCCATCAACAAACGGTGTGCCTGATGCGGAATGTACATTTGCCCAGACAATAAGCAAAGACAGCAATGTATTAAAAGAAATCAATACAGATGATAACCCATATGAATTATCAATAGACATTACGGCGGCAGGATATGCGGAGGGCAGCATTGAAGTGGAAGAAAGCGGCTATTCCGCTGCGATTGCCAATGACATTATTCTTGGAAAGGCAGCTGAAATCATATATTCAAACAGAATCGATAAAATTACCGTGAAATTTTCCAATGTTTCATATGAAAGCAGCAAAGCGGAGAATGACAGCGGGGCATTTGCGGGAATAAAAAGATTCAACATATTCAGATATTTCGAGGAAGTAAACATGCTGCTTCCTGTCGAGACATATTATGACGAGGCTTCAGGCACGATATATACAGATACGGACATGACAGGAACCTACTGCCTCGTTGATATGGAAGAATGGCTTGATGCAATAATGCCGGAAAACAGCGGCTCAGAGACAGCAGGCACAGATATCGGTGTGATGAGCTTACAGGCGGATACAGAGGTTATGGCTTTGAACGGAAGTCCCACAGAAGCAGCTCAGCATGCAGTAACGGTACCTGCCGGGGATATTGAGATATCTCAGTACAACGGACATGGATATGCAATATTTGACATGGACATGACATGGGAAGAGGCAAGGGATTATTGTCAGTCACTTGACGGACACCTTGTTACAATAGGCAGTCTTGAGGAGAATATGTTCATACAGTCATTGGTATCTAATGCAGGAATAAAGTATGCTGCAATAGGAATGAGTGATGAGGAAGAGGAAGGCACATGGGTATGGGTGACCGGAGAGCCTATGGACTTTACATTCTGGAATTATCGCGAGCCTAATAATGCCGGTAATGAGGGACAGGATCATGGGTATATGTATGACAATGGACGATGGGATGACGGATTTTATAATGTGAGATATCCGTTTATATGCGAATGGGATAATGGCTATACAAGTGATAATCAGTATATGTCATTTACCCCTACCGGCTGGAAATGGATAAAACTTAAGGACAAGCTGTCACCGAGAAATAAGGTCGATACTGATGAAGATGGACTTGTAGATTGGCAGGAAGTAAAATCGAATCTGCTAAAAACAGACGAAAATGATAATGTAATATTACCTACTTTCGAAGAAATATTAGAGCAGCTTGGCCCTGAACAATCAGTTATAGACAGTGCCTTAAAAATGTCTATAGCTAATAATGGAGATTTTGTAAGAGAAAAAATTGATAAACTTCGGTCAAAAAGAGTGCTTCCGTTGAATTCAGACCCAACCAAAGAGGATTCAGATGATGATGGACTTATGGATGGAAGAAATGTAGTATACAATAATAAGGTATTGGTTCCTACAGATTCTGCACCTTTTTATGCTAATGGAGATAAGAAAATATGGGATGCACAAAGAAAACAGATAGACGCAGGAAATATACAAACACAATATGCAGATGATGATATTCCATATAATAAGCCAATGAATATAGCAGCTAAATATGCAGATTTAATTGTGGATGGTTTTTTAAAAATTGATTCAGAAGATTATAAACAGATTGCTACTTATTGTAGAAAACATGTTAAAGAGTATTTTAATTCTGAAAAAGATGCAAAATATGGTGCGGAATTCCTGAACTTTATTTATGATAGGGAAAGAGTTGCATACCATTCAAGACCTGAAACATGGCAAAAAGCATTTGGGTATAATGATAATTATGATATTATATTTGATAATGGTACTTATATGAAAGCAAATAAGATAAAATTTGAACATAATGGTAAAGAACATATATTATGGTCATGGAAAGGTGATTATTGGAATTTACAGAGTGGGGCAGAAACCGGCGTTTATGTGTATGATAGATCAATTAAAAATATTTCACAGTATAATGCAATAGATGTAAATATGCCAATGACTCTCTCATTATATTATATTAGAGATGATGGGGAAATAGACAGCATATTCAATTGGGTACCGGATGAATATCAATGGTGGATAACTGGATTTAATGCAAATTATAATAAAAAGAATCCAGACAATATGAAAAGTATATGCTCTGTAGATTTCTCATATAATCCGGATATGTATAAAAGTATAAGAATTATAAGCTATGACAGAGATAAACTTATATTTGATGATAAAAATTGTACTGTATGGATAATATTTTAG
- a CDS encoding DUF5104 domain-containing protein, with protein MKKYILSLLVIAIVCVAGCGLKAHNNDSHYINAEQEGNDSEKMLYEILQCFNDKDADRLKGMFAPDIKDKYDIDGQINYAFKMYNGESVYDGEVRNGGIASSTIKDGIYIEKTVDAVLNGIKTNQEETFRITIIRRVVDDAVPQAVGLEKIYLQDGDYKAKAVIGKTYRGEETDIRQQNQTFSDDVDETASIIVTNGQTDKDKVLQNGNENIIYVENLLQSMNMTPYEGNEEEYSQYDYKFTVLNRKNQLKSMYTMTNNHCCITDKDYKDTYYTIDDTSTYNELIEFAKSLVD; from the coding sequence ATGAAGAAATATATATTATCATTGTTGGTAATTGCGATTGTATGCGTTGCGGGCTGTGGATTAAAAGCACATAATAATGACTCACATTATATAAATGCAGAACAGGAAGGAAATGACAGCGAAAAAATGCTGTATGAAATCCTTCAGTGTTTTAATGACAAGGATGCGGACAGATTAAAGGGGATGTTTGCTCCTGACATAAAAGATAAATATGACATTGATGGTCAGATAAACTACGCATTCAAAATGTACAACGGAGAATCTGTGTATGATGGAGAAGTACGAAACGGAGGTATAGCGAGCAGCACCATAAAAGACGGGATATATATTGAAAAAACAGTTGATGCGGTACTGAACGGAATTAAGACAAATCAGGAGGAAACATTCAGGATAACAATTATCAGAAGAGTTGTAGATGATGCTGTCCCACAGGCAGTCGGATTGGAAAAAATATATCTACAGGATGGAGATTATAAAGCCAAAGCTGTAATAGGAAAAACTTATAGAGGAGAAGAAACAGATATCAGGCAGCAGAACCAGACATTTAGTGATGATGTGGATGAAACGGCATCAATAATAGTTACGAACGGGCAGACAGATAAAGATAAAGTATTGCAGAATGGAAATGAAAACATAATCTATGTGGAAAATTTACTACAGAGTATGAACATGACACCATATGAAGGTAATGAAGAAGAGTATTCCCAATATGATTATAAATTTACTGTTCTTAATCGTAAGAATCAGCTTAAAAGTATGTATACAATGACTAATAACCATTGCTGTATAACCGATAAGGACTACAAGGATACATATTACACAATTGATGACACTTCCACCTACAACGAACTAATAGAATTTGCAAAATCGCTGGTGGATTAA
- a CDS encoding DUF5104 domain-containing protein, whose protein sequence is MNKKVKYGIAGACLMLIIFIVYMICTYNPDRYYKSYEEENYAIVMEIIRCFDERDSAALEKMFSNNVRSHNSVRAQIQSAFAIYNSKSSSCEEFFDQGVYESNASYGRYLYKSVGADMKKVVLEDGKEFDIGFIRCVINEKDSDEVGMRKIYLTDPEYGHLAIIGDVDHYTEKIVRRNIDASNGITEEYIDETASIVIRNGKTNEAHVIQNDEESIGKIEQMLQGMSMIPCSEESYDEWDYKYTLSNRKNQFKVMYIFRDGHCCVNDKDNNNTYYTIDDTSTYNELIEFAKSLVD, encoded by the coding sequence ATGAATAAAAAAGTAAAATATGGCATAGCAGGTGCATGCCTGATGCTGATTATCTTCATTGTATATATGATATGTACATATAACCCGGACAGATATTATAAATCATATGAAGAAGAAAACTATGCTATCGTAATGGAAATAATAAGATGCTTTGACGAAAGAGATTCGGCAGCCTTGGAAAAAATGTTTTCAAATAATGTGCGTAGTCATAATTCAGTGCGTGCACAGATACAGTCAGCGTTTGCAATATATAACAGTAAATCGTCTTCCTGTGAGGAATTTTTTGATCAGGGTGTGTATGAAAGCAACGCAAGTTATGGCCGGTATTTGTATAAAAGTGTTGGTGCAGATATGAAAAAAGTGGTACTTGAAGATGGAAAGGAGTTTGATATTGGGTTTATCAGATGTGTAATAAATGAAAAAGATTCTGATGAAGTAGGAATGAGAAAGATATATCTTACAGATCCTGAATATGGACATCTTGCGATAATAGGTGATGTTGATCATTACACTGAAAAGATAGTCAGACGTAATATAGATGCGTCTAACGGAATTACAGAAGAGTATATAGATGAAACGGCATCAATAGTAATAAGAAATGGCAAAACAAATGAAGCACATGTTATCCAAAATGATGAGGAATCAATAGGCAAAATAGAGCAAATGCTTCAAGGTATGTCAATGATACCATGTTCAGAAGAATCATATGATGAATGGGATTATAAGTATACGCTGAGCAATCGGAAGAATCAATTCAAGGTTATGTATATATTTAGAGATGGACATTGTTGTGTAAACGATAAAGATAACAATAATACATATTACACAATTGATGACACCTCCACCTACAACGAACTAATAGAATTTGCAAAATCGCTGGTGGATTAA
- a CDS encoding DUF5104 domain-containing protein has product MKKYILSLLVIAIVCVAGCGLKAHNNDSHYINAEQEGNDSEKMLYEILQCFNDKDADRLKGMFAPDIKDKYDIDGQINYAFKMYNGESVYDGEVRNGGIASSTIKDGIYIEKTVDAVLNGIKTNQEETFRITIIRRVVDDAVPQAVGLEKIYLQDGDYKAKAVIGKTYRGEETDIRQQNQTFSDDVDETASIIVTNGQTDKDKVLQNGNENIIYVENLLQSMNMTPYEGNEEEYSQYDYKFTVLNRKNQIKAWYTFKDEKCRVRDKDSKITYYTIDDTSTYNELIEFAKSLVD; this is encoded by the coding sequence ATGAAGAAATATATATTATCATTGTTGGTAATTGCGATTGTATGCGTTGCGGGCTGTGGATTAAAAGCACATAATAATGACTCACATTATATAAATGCAGAACAGGAAGGAAATGACAGCGAAAAAATGCTGTATGAAATCCTTCAGTGTTTTAATGACAAGGATGCGGACAGATTAAAGGGGATGTTTGCTCCTGACATAAAAGATAAATATGACATTGATGGTCAGATAAACTACGCATTCAAAATGTACAACGGAGAATCTGTGTATGATGGAGAAGTACGAAACGGAGGTATAGCGAGCAGCACCATAAAAGACGGGATATATATTGAAAAAACAGTTGATGCGGTACTGAACGGAATTAAGACAAATCAGGAGGAAACATTCAGGATAACAATTATCAGAAGAGTTGTAGATGATGCTGTCCCACAGGCAGTCGGATTGGAAAAAATATATCTACAGGATGGAGATTATAAAGCCAAAGCTGTAATAGGAAAAACTTATAGAGGAGAAGAAACAGATATCAGGCAGCAGAACCAGACATTTAGTGATGATGTGGATGAAACGGCATCAATAATAGTTACGAACGGGCAGACAGATAAAGATAAAGTATTGCAGAATGGAAATGAAAACATAATCTATGTGGAAAATTTACTACAGAGTATGAACATGACACCATATGAAGGTAATGAAGAAGAGTATTCCCAATATGATTATAAATTTACTGTTCTTAATCGTAAGAATCAGATTAAAGCATGGTATACATTTAAGGATGAAAAATGCAGAGTGAGGGATAAAGACAGTAAAATTACATATTACACAATTGATGACACTTCCACCTACAACGAACTAATAGAATTTGCAAAATCGCTGGTGGATTAA
- a CDS encoding DUF5104 domain-containing protein — translation MKKYILSLLIIAIVCAAGCGLKAHKNDSHYINAEQEGNDSEKMLHEILQCFNDKDADRLKGMFAPDIKDKYDIDGQINYAFKMYNGESVYDGEVRNGGIASSTIKDGIYIEKTVDAVLNGIKTNQEETFRITIIRRVVDDANPQAVGLEKIYLQDGDYKAKAVIGKTYRGEETDIRQQNQTVSDDVDDTASIVIRNGKTNRAHVIQNDEESIGKIEQMLQGMSMIPCSEESYDEWNYKYTLSNRKNQFKVMYIFRDGHCCVNDKDNNNTYYTIDDTSTYNELIEFAKSLVD, via the coding sequence ATGAAGAAGTATATATTATCATTGTTGATAATTGCAATTGTATGCGCTGCGGGCTGTGGATTAAAAGCACATAAGAATGACTCACATTATATAAATGCAGAACAGGAAGGAAATGACAGCGAAAAAATGCTGCATGAAATCCTTCAGTGTTTTAATGACAAGGATGCGGACAGATTAAAGGGGATGTTTGCTCCTGACATAAAAGATAAATATGACATTGATGGTCAGATAAACTACGCATTCAAAATGTACAACGGAGAATCTGTGTATGATGGAGAAGTACGAAACGGAGGTATAGCGAGCAGCACCATAAAAGACGGGATATATATTGAAAAAACAGTTGATGCGGTACTGAACGGAATTAAGACAAATCAGGAGGAAACATTCAGGATAACAATTATCAGAAGGGTTGTAGATGATGCTAATCCACAGGCGGTCGGATTGGAAAAAATATATCTACAGGATGGAGATTATAAAGCCAAAGCTGTAATAGGAAAAACTTATAGAGGAGAAGAAACAGATATCAGGCAGCAGAACCAGACAGTTAGTGATGATGTGGATGACACGGCATCAATAGTAATAAGAAATGGCAAAACAAATAGAGCACATGTTATCCAAAATGATGAGGAATCAATAGGCAAAATAGAGCAAATGCTTCAAGGTATGTCAATGATACCATGTTCAGAAGAATCATATGATGAATGGAATTATAAGTATACGCTGAGCAATCGGAAGAATCAATTCAAGGTTATGTATATATTTAGAGATGGACATTGTTGTGTAAACGATAAAGATAACAATAATACATATTACACAATTGACGACACCTCCACCTACAACGAACTAATAGAATTCGCAAAATCGCTGGTGGATTAA
- a CDS encoding DUF5104 domain-containing protein yields MKKRFLFIIIAIAVAVYGYRTWHFIMEIRSDYYVAKEQKCNEEFAEEILRCFDEKDSEQLKKLFNKNLMGNSSLNSQIKEAFAIYEGKSSGYEKLDNKGVFSSNADNGIYIERSVGESIEGIKVGDNKFTIMFIRCSLDAKDSNNVGLVRVYLEDDKHMNLSIIGDISTWEVQQLKKNLDERNGITEEYIDETASIIVTNGQTDKDKVLQNGNENIIYVENLLQSMNMTPYEGNEEEYSQYDYKFTVLNRKNQLKSMYTMTNNHCCITDKDYKDTYYTIDDTSTYNELIEFAKSLVD; encoded by the coding sequence ATGAAGAAAAGATTTTTATTTATAATTATTGCTATAGCGGTTGCTGTATACGGATACAGGACATGGCATTTTATTATGGAAATAAGAAGTGATTATTATGTGGCTAAAGAGCAAAAATGTAATGAAGAATTTGCTGAAGAGATACTAAGATGTTTTGACGAAAAAGACTCAGAACAATTAAAGAAACTGTTTAATAAAAATTTAATGGGAAACAGTTCACTGAATTCTCAGATAAAGGAGGCTTTTGCAATTTATGAAGGGAAGTCATCAGGTTATGAAAAATTAGATAACAAAGGTGTTTTTTCATCAAATGCAGATAATGGTATATATATAGAACGTAGTGTCGGTGAATCAATAGAAGGAATAAAGGTTGGCGATAATAAATTTACGATTATGTTTATCAGATGTTCTTTAGATGCTAAAGATTCCAATAATGTCGGATTGGTAAGGGTATATTTAGAAGATGATAAACATATGAACCTCTCAATAATTGGAGATATTAGCACATGGGAAGTACAACAACTCAAAAAAAACTTAGATGAGCGTAATGGAATTACAGAAGAGTATATAGATGAAACGGCATCAATAATAGTTACGAACGGGCAAACAGATAAAGATAAAGTATTGCAGAATGGAAATGAAAACATAATCTATGTGGAAAATTTACTACAGAGTATGAACATGACACCATATGAAGGCAACGAAGAAGAGTATTCCCAATATGATTATAAATTCACCGTTCTTAATCGTAAGAATCAGCTTAAAAGTATGTATACAATGACTAATAACCATTGCTGTATAACAGATAAGGACTACAAGGATACATATTACACAATTGATGACACCTCCACCTACAACGAACTTATAGAATTTGCAAAATCACTGGTGGATTAA